A region from the Halarsenatibacter silvermanii genome encodes:
- a CDS encoding TIGR00341 family protein, whose protein sequence is MLRKVEIVVPLDKEERLKNILESFELVDKLQVSLWEDKALYLITLPAEDSGPLLDEIEQNLASASGFRLNVIKVEATLPEIEEEERPEKASEDKARNSSSTKSLSRQELYTEIDNSVGLNRNYLLMCSLSAVVATSGVLQGNVAVIIGAMVIAPLLGPNVGLALASTLGDIKLGKKSLITSFVGVLLAVLISSLAGFLLQPSEWSMEVLSRTNLGWGDVALGLASGSAGSLAFTTGAANAVIGVMIAVALMPPLVVFGLLLGAGESTLALGAFLLFISNVICINLGGVVTFLFQGIAPLDWWEKEKARRLTRYSLALWLGLLFLLLIIIFFIF, encoded by the coding sequence ATGTTGAGGAAAGTGGAAATTGTTGTCCCCCTGGACAAAGAGGAAAGGCTCAAAAATATACTCGAGTCCTTTGAACTGGTCGATAAACTCCAGGTTTCCCTGTGGGAGGATAAGGCTCTTTATCTTATCACTCTTCCGGCCGAAGACAGCGGACCGCTTCTCGACGAGATAGAGCAAAATCTTGCTTCAGCTTCCGGTTTTAGACTGAACGTAATAAAAGTTGAGGCAACTCTGCCGGAAATTGAAGAGGAAGAGAGACCTGAAAAAGCTTCAGAAGACAAAGCCCGGAATTCTTCCAGCACTAAAAGTCTCAGCCGGCAGGAACTGTACACCGAAATCGATAATTCTGTCGGACTAAACCGGAACTATCTTTTGATGTGCTCTCTTTCAGCCGTAGTGGCCACCAGTGGTGTACTCCAGGGCAATGTAGCGGTAATAATCGGTGCTATGGTCATCGCTCCTCTGCTGGGGCCTAATGTCGGTCTGGCACTTGCCTCGACGCTGGGAGATATCAAGCTGGGGAAAAAATCGCTGATCACTTCTTTTGTCGGTGTTTTACTGGCTGTGCTGATTTCCAGTCTGGCCGGATTTTTGCTCCAGCCGAGCGAATGGTCCATGGAAGTGTTGAGCCGCACCAACCTGGGCTGGGGAGATGTTGCACTCGGCCTGGCTTCGGGCAGCGCCGGCAGTCTGGCCTTTACCACCGGGGCTGCCAATGCAGTGATTGGGGTCATGATAGCGGTAGCTCTTATGCCTCCTCTGGTAGTTTTTGGGCTGCTTTTGGGGGCGGGTGAATCAACTCTGGCCCTGGGCGCTTTTCTTTTATTCATTTCCAATGTAATCTGCATCAATCTGGGCGGTGTGGTGACATTTTTGTTCCAGGGCATAGCGCCTCTGGATTGGTGGGAAAAAGAAAAAGCCCGCAGATTGACCAGATACAGCCTTGCCCTCTGGCTGGGGCTGCTGTTTTTATTGCTGATAATTATATTTTTCATTTTTTAA
- a CDS encoding biotin transporter BioY, with product MNETRDATKIRTSRLVHTALMAAMTAIGAYIAIPLPISPVPVTLQNLFVLLAGILLGARLGFMSQIIYLGIGLAGLPVFAGGTAGIGVLLSPTGGYLLAFPLAAYAAGVISEKSILKNLAACAAGVSTIYSLGVLFMILFWEFELSGALSAGVVPFIPGDLLKMTAAVVLTANLPSALLKRLNVTSG from the coding sequence ATGAATGAGACCAGAGACGCAACCAAAATTAGAACTTCCAGACTGGTTCATACAGCTTTGATGGCGGCAATGACCGCGATCGGTGCTTATATAGCTATACCGCTTCCAATCAGCCCCGTGCCGGTAACCCTGCAGAACCTTTTTGTGCTGCTGGCCGGGATCCTGCTGGGGGCCAGGCTAGGTTTTATGAGTCAAATAATATATCTGGGGATTGGTCTGGCCGGTTTGCCCGTTTTTGCCGGCGGCACAGCTGGAATAGGTGTTTTATTATCTCCCACAGGTGGGTATCTTCTGGCCTTTCCGCTGGCAGCCTACGCCGCCGGAGTTATTTCGGAAAAAAGCATCCTCAAAAATCTGGCCGCCTGTGCGGCAGGAGTTTCGACCATTTATTCTTTGGGCGTGTTATTTATGATTTTATTCTGGGAATTTGAACTTTCAGGAGCTCTTTCAGCCGGGGTGGTCCCTTTTATACCAGGAGATCTTTTAAAGATGACTGCTGCAGTGGTATTGACTGCCAATCTTCCGTCGGCTCTGCTGAAAAGATTGAATGTGACTTCAGGCTGA
- a CDS encoding DNA-3-methyladenine glycosylase, with protein sequence MLDRDFFRRDAVTVARELIGKKLVRYLEGEKLSLRIVETEAYCGPEDEACHASGGRRTERTEPMFLQGGHLYIYLIYGIHRCLNIVAAEVDSPHAVLIRAGEPLEGIELMRENRTLDDPNYHQIAGGAGRICQALSLDEDYSGLNLLKSEEIHIEYIDEGERICDDDGENNFEIVSSSRINIDYAGDTYRNKPWRFYLKNSSCLSV encoded by the coding sequence ATGCTGGACAGAGATTTTTTCAGACGCGATGCTGTCACAGTCGCCAGGGAATTGATCGGAAAGAAACTGGTAAGATATCTCGAGGGGGAGAAGCTCTCTCTGCGCATAGTTGAAACGGAGGCTTATTGCGGACCGGAGGACGAGGCCTGCCATGCCAGCGGCGGCCGCAGAACTGAGAGAACAGAACCCATGTTCTTGCAGGGAGGCCATCTTTACATTTATTTAATCTACGGCATTCATCGATGTTTGAATATCGTCGCCGCTGAAGTCGATAGTCCTCACGCAGTATTGATAAGGGCCGGTGAACCTCTGGAAGGAATTGAGCTGATGAGAGAAAATCGCACTCTTGACGACCCCAATTACCATCAGATTGCGGGGGGGGCGGGAAGAATCTGTCAGGCTTTGAGTCTGGACGAAGACTATTCGGGTCTGAATCTTTTGAAGTCCGAGGAAATTCACATTGAGTATATTGACGAAGGGGAGAGGATCTGTGATGATGATGGTGAAAATAATTTTGAAATTGTCAGCAGCAGCCGCATAAATATAGATTATGCTGGTGATACATATCGCAATAAACCCTGGCGTTTTTATCTCAAAAACAGCAGCTGCTTATCAGTTTGA
- a CDS encoding complex I 24 kDa subunit family protein, whose amino-acid sequence MDLELERVDEIIEKNRSEHKTQEKSPLIPVLQDIQTIYGWLPEQALVRASRKLNVPSIELYGVASFYEQFRLKPLGDYHIVVCTGTACHVRGAPLLMSELERNLGIAEGEVTPDQKFSLEGARCVGTCAVAPVIIVNGEYHGNMDKKKLGQLIEELKEGGE is encoded by the coding sequence TTGGATTTAGAATTAGAAAGAGTGGACGAAATCATTGAAAAAAATAGATCCGAGCATAAAACCCAGGAAAAATCGCCTTTAATACCTGTTTTACAGGATATTCAAACCATCTATGGCTGGCTGCCAGAACAGGCTTTAGTTAGGGCTTCTCGCAAATTAAATGTACCCAGTATAGAACTATATGGAGTGGCATCATTCTATGAACAGTTCCGTTTAAAACCATTAGGGGATTACCATATAGTAGTTTGTACAGGCACCGCGTGCCATGTGCGCGGTGCACCTCTCCTCATGTCCGAGCTGGAACGCAATCTTGGAATTGCTGAGGGAGAAGTGACTCCTGACCAGAAATTTTCACTGGAAGGAGCACGTTGTGTAGGTACATGTGCAGTGGCCCCGGTTATAATCGTAAATGGCGAATATCATGGTAACATGGATAAGAAAAAGCTCGGTCAATTAATTGAAGAATTAAAGGAAGGAGGAGAATAA
- a CDS encoding indolepyruvate ferredoxin oxidoreductase subunit alpha, with amino-acid sequence MAFAIDADECTVCGICADECPVDAISEEDDYYEIDDALCTDCGICAEECPVDAISQV; translated from the coding sequence GTGGCTTTTGCAATTGATGCAGATGAATGTACTGTCTGTGGTATCTGTGCGGATGAATGTCCCGTAGATGCTATATCTGAAGAGGATGATTATTACGAAATCGATGATGCTCTCTGTACTGATTGTGGTATCTGTGCAGAGGAGTGTCCTGTAGACGCTATCAGTCAGGTCTAA
- the nikR gene encoding nickel-responsive transcriptional regulator NikR, translating to MSKLVRFGVSIEEELLEKYDDIISDSYGNRSEAIRDMIRDRIVEEKKRSSDEKVIGSLTLLFNHHKRELTEKMLKIQHDYPEIFKSNLHMHVSHDFCLEVIIMQGKAKILREAANRLIGLKGVQHGKLTLTSTGEDFGLD from the coding sequence TTGTCAAAACTTGTCAGGTTTGGAGTTTCCATCGAAGAGGAACTGTTAGAAAAATATGATGATATCATCAGTGACAGTTATGGAAATAGATCCGAAGCAATTCGCGATATGATCCGGGACAGGATAGTGGAGGAGAAAAAAAGGAGCAGTGATGAGAAGGTCATAGGTTCTCTCACACTTCTATTCAATCACCATAAGAGGGAGCTGACAGAAAAAATGCTCAAAATACAGCATGATTATCCGGAAATTTTTAAATCCAATCTACATATGCATGTCAGCCATGATTTTTGCCTGGAGGTAATCATCATGCAGGGAAAGGCGAAAATTTTAAGGGAGGCTGCCAACCGCCTGATAGGTTTAAAAGGAGTCCAGCACGGTAAGCTAACCTTAACTTCGACTGGAGAGGACTTTGGACTTGACTAA
- a CDS encoding YIP1 family protein, whose product MGTSVILFDLIFKPGQVMDKIATYRPVIRAILIIMFASYLSLLTNLLTSPAPIRGIFLPALFGLSTAFFRIVLVLIFSLFLFLVSKIFKGQGNFLGLLSALGFVHVVFIFMPIVELIGIFQGPFEFISLWMKTAIYLWFLFLVVLAIRESQDFNSGRAVISFVLTLLIILLLGASISFSLLFMIF is encoded by the coding sequence ATGGGTACTTCTGTAATTTTATTTGATTTGATATTTAAGCCAGGACAGGTAATGGATAAAATCGCTACTTATCGGCCTGTGATCAGGGCTATATTGATAATCATGTTTGCTTCTTATCTGTCCTTGCTCACCAATTTACTGACCTCACCTGCACCTATAAGGGGAATTTTTCTGCCGGCTCTTTTTGGATTATCCACTGCGTTTTTCAGGATCGTTCTTGTATTGATTTTCTCTCTGTTTTTATTTCTTGTTTCTAAGATTTTTAAAGGCCAGGGTAATTTTTTAGGTCTTTTATCAGCTCTGGGTTTTGTCCATGTTGTTTTTATCTTTATGCCGATTGTTGAGCTGATCGGAATTTTTCAGGGCCCTTTTGAATTCATATCTCTCTGGATGAAAACGGCGATTTATCTCTGGTTTTTATTTCTGGTAGTTCTTGCCATCCGAGAAAGTCAGGATTTTAATTCCGGCAGAGCGGTAATATCTTTTGTTCTGACATTGCTTATCATTTTGCTGCTGGGCGCTTCGATAAGTTTCTCGCTGCTTTTCATGATATTTTAA
- the fdhF gene encoding formate dehydrogenase subunit alpha gives MANHDKGAQRESSKLKPERHSGLDEDQVMLRTFAAMCIPAIAVILAVGQRAFFNILTAVVAAIVCHAIIKVFESQDLAKLGETTYKTFYSPLVAGMIVGLCMVELSPYYITAIVSAVTMVVFKWGQEKYFGRKIINPAAGAKALVLLLITLMWFIPDNLAAGQLFYPEHLEYNLLSGEGFVAAMEFGEAMGFYGTEHLSIAESFFLWNRHGWMGGASPLLTVLSGILLAIWIKLKWKLTLSYMGSMIVLAVLLGAATGSPIILRIAFHAFTGSVIFLAFYMATEPQTTPATDMGQYVFGGLLAVLTMVGHLIGFYGSSFVALAILNPYSPYIDRIGLKIPFGKKERMFSPAEFSMAKVDTSSPVMDYDESKCIMCQRCVKACDEIQEKGILGLGDRGENIFTTAGLGERGFSECDGDGQCFELCPTGALTPKQEGHEIRKWEADTAARTTCTNCGTGCQLKAYLKDNELVRVESVDASPNEGALCIKGRFGHTYVNSDDRLTQALVRKEGNLVPVSWKEALREISNKFTEIKEEHGSEAIGGIASAVSTNEENYLFQKFMRVCLGTNNIDQSNRLCQTSSMIALEKAFGCGAMTNSVEELTEADCIFVAGSNTTAAHPVIARYIKEAVRENGAELIVLDPREIELVRWADHWLRPDIGTDTASINGLMNVILDNDWQDDKFIEARTEGFAELKESLSDYDPDRVEEMTGIPADELKKAAESFAKAERGSIVFASGITQHTSGTKNVLSLANLAMMTGNIGREGTGLNPLQGQNNAQGASDMGALPDRLTGYQSIDDPKDVCKFVNNWNKEIPTEPGLTKIEMIRSAAADELKGMFIMGDNTVMSDPNMMQTEMALDNLEFLVVADPFLTETAAKADVVLPAATFLEKEGTFTNTERRIQKVNKIREAPGKTRSDWEIISALAQKMGYKFKYSRPEEIMKEIADLTPIYNGITYDDIEEEGIQWPVQDDKSGTPILHQEEFMRGKGVFHAVEYEQYEEQPDEEYPLRLSTGRTLYQVRTGAMSRRSDVLSAKLDQPYVEVNPEDGEKYDLSDGEEVKVSTKLGQIQTEARITEKVPAGTIFVPIHFTESPANQLTDDTFDEDSGTPGIKQASCRIEKVSAEEKILSQ, from the coding sequence ATGGCCAATCATGATAAGGGTGCGCAGAGAGAATCAAGCAAATTAAAGCCTGAGAGACATTCAGGTTTAGACGAAGATCAGGTAATGCTGCGCACTTTTGCAGCTATGTGTATTCCCGCCATAGCTGTAATACTGGCCGTAGGACAGAGAGCATTCTTCAACATCTTAACTGCAGTAGTTGCCGCAATTGTATGTCATGCTATTATTAAAGTTTTCGAATCACAGGATCTGGCAAAGCTGGGAGAGACAACATATAAGACATTTTATTCACCCCTGGTTGCTGGCATGATAGTCGGTCTTTGCATGGTAGAGCTTTCGCCATATTATATAACAGCCATCGTTTCGGCTGTTACCATGGTGGTTTTCAAATGGGGACAGGAAAAATATTTTGGGCGAAAGATTATCAATCCAGCAGCTGGCGCAAAAGCGCTGGTTCTGCTGTTAATCACCCTCATGTGGTTTATCCCCGACAATCTGGCAGCAGGACAGCTATTTTATCCCGAACATCTCGAATACAACCTGCTGTCCGGAGAAGGTTTTGTGGCAGCCATGGAATTCGGTGAGGCCATGGGCTTTTATGGCACAGAACATCTATCTATTGCTGAAAGCTTCTTCCTCTGGAACCGACATGGATGGATGGGGGGAGCTTCACCGCTTTTAACCGTTCTTTCCGGAATACTTTTGGCCATCTGGATCAAATTGAAGTGGAAGCTTACTCTCAGTTATATGGGCAGCATGATTGTGCTGGCCGTTTTGCTGGGAGCAGCAACCGGTAGTCCTATAATTCTCAGAATAGCTTTTCATGCCTTCACCGGCAGCGTGATATTTCTCGCCTTTTACATGGCTACAGAGCCCCAAACAACCCCGGCAACCGATATGGGGCAATATGTTTTTGGGGGGCTGCTGGCAGTTTTAACAATGGTGGGGCATTTGATAGGATTTTATGGAAGTTCTTTTGTGGCCCTTGCAATCTTGAACCCCTATTCTCCTTATATCGATAGAATAGGACTTAAAATACCATTTGGCAAAAAGGAAAGAATGTTTTCACCGGCCGAATTTTCTATGGCAAAGGTAGATACTTCGTCTCCTGTTATGGATTATGATGAATCAAAATGTATCATGTGTCAGAGATGTGTTAAAGCCTGTGATGAAATACAGGAGAAAGGAATTTTAGGTCTCGGTGATCGAGGAGAAAACATATTCACCACAGCTGGCCTGGGAGAAAGAGGGTTTTCCGAATGTGATGGTGACGGTCAATGCTTTGAGTTATGTCCTACGGGGGCTTTAACTCCCAAACAGGAAGGCCATGAGATAAGAAAATGGGAAGCTGACACCGCAGCGAGAACTACCTGCACCAATTGTGGTACAGGCTGTCAGCTAAAAGCTTACTTAAAAGATAATGAATTAGTAAGAGTCGAATCAGTAGATGCTTCGCCCAATGAAGGGGCGCTCTGTATCAAAGGGCGTTTTGGTCATACTTATGTAAACTCTGATGATAGATTGACCCAGGCCCTTGTGAGAAAAGAGGGCAATTTAGTTCCCGTATCCTGGAAAGAAGCATTGAGAGAAATAAGCAATAAATTTACAGAGATAAAAGAAGAACATGGTTCTGAAGCTATAGGTGGAATTGCTTCTGCGGTGAGCACAAATGAAGAAAATTACCTATTCCAGAAGTTTATGCGGGTTTGTCTGGGCACGAATAATATCGATCAATCCAACCGCCTATGTCAGACCTCTTCTATGATCGCGCTGGAAAAAGCTTTTGGCTGTGGAGCCATGACAAATTCTGTAGAAGAATTAACTGAGGCTGACTGCATTTTTGTTGCCGGTTCCAATACAACTGCAGCCCATCCGGTAATAGCGCGATATATTAAAGAAGCTGTAAGAGAAAATGGAGCTGAACTGATTGTTCTCGATCCCCGAGAAATTGAGCTCGTGCGCTGGGCTGACCACTGGCTCCGACCGGATATTGGCACTGACACAGCCAGCATTAACGGGCTTATGAATGTAATTTTAGATAATGACTGGCAGGATGATAAGTTCATAGAAGCTAGAACTGAAGGTTTTGCTGAGCTAAAAGAATCACTGAGCGATTATGATCCTGATAGAGTCGAGGAGATGACGGGAATACCAGCTGATGAGCTGAAAAAAGCAGCGGAATCATTCGCAAAAGCCGAAAGAGGTTCGATAGTTTTTGCCTCTGGTATTACCCAGCACACTTCTGGCACAAAAAATGTTCTCTCACTGGCCAATCTGGCCATGATGACTGGTAATATCGGCAGAGAAGGCACCGGTTTAAATCCCCTGCAGGGTCAAAATAATGCTCAGGGAGCTTCTGATATGGGAGCACTTCCCGACAGATTAACAGGTTATCAGTCAATTGATGATCCCAAAGATGTATGTAAATTCGTTAATAACTGGAATAAAGAAATTCCTACTGAGCCGGGACTTACCAAAATTGAAATGATAAGATCGGCGGCTGCTGATGAGTTAAAAGGTATGTTCATCATGGGAGATAATACCGTTATGTCAGATCCGAATATGATGCAGACCGAAATGGCTCTGGATAATCTGGAGTTTCTGGTTGTTGCTGATCCCTTCCTGACAGAGACTGCTGCCAAAGCTGATGTGGTTTTACCCGCAGCGACTTTCCTCGAAAAAGAGGGCACGTTCACAAACACCGAACGAAGAATTCAAAAAGTAAATAAGATAAGAGAAGCACCAGGTAAGACCAGATCTGACTGGGAGATAATTTCTGCTCTTGCTCAAAAGATGGGATATAAGTTTAAATACTCCCGCCCTGAAGAGATAATGAAAGAAATAGCAGATTTAACCCCAATATATAATGGCATAACCTATGATGACATCGAAGAGGAAGGCATACAGTGGCCGGTTCAGGATGATAAATCTGGAACCCCCATTTTACATCAGGAAGAATTCATGAGGGGTAAAGGCGTATTCCATGCAGTAGAATATGAACAGTATGAAGAACAGCCGGATGAAGAATATCCTCTCCGTCTTTCCACAGGACGTACGCTTTACCAGGTACGTACTGGTGCGATGAGCAGACGTTCTGATGTACTTTCTGCCAAGCTTGATCAGCCTTATGTAGAAGTGAATCCTGAAGATGGTGAAAAGTATGATTTAAGTGACGGTGAGGAAGTTAAAGTCAGCACGAAACTTGGGCAAATACAGACTGAAGCCAGAATCACTGAAAAAGTGCCCGCTGGTACGATATTTGTTCCGATACACTTTACAGAATCTCCAGCAAATCAGCTGACAGATGATACGTTTGATGAAGATTCGGGAACTCCTGGAATCAAACAGGCATCCTGCAGAATAGAAAAAGTTTCTGCCGAAGAGAAGATCCTCTCCCAATAA
- a CDS encoding 5'-nucleotidase C-terminal domain-containing protein: MRSLIPEKKYLLVALCTLLVFAAAEGGISAKNTVIGHIETELEGGGDLIGMRETALGNFLADVMREKSGAEIALVNSQGLERGIEAGNVTIEDVLKMHPHRDSIIQMEMTGKEIKSVIEDGLRKFPEPWTGFVQVSGIKYSFYPLAEPGERLREVTYEGEPVEENRLFTVATSREMASNYDFYEAMEESGDYEEKILIDIAVSNYLQNNSPVSYRREGRIRGTFR; the protein is encoded by the coding sequence GTGAGAAGCCTGATCCCTGAAAAAAAATATCTGCTCGTCGCACTCTGCACTCTGCTGGTTTTTGCAGCTGCAGAAGGCGGAATTAGTGCCAAGAACACAGTGATAGGGCATATTGAAACTGAACTTGAAGGCGGCGGAGATTTAATAGGTATGCGTGAAACTGCTCTAGGAAATTTTCTGGCAGATGTAATGCGGGAAAAATCCGGCGCGGAGATAGCGCTGGTCAATTCTCAGGGTTTGGAAAGGGGAATAGAAGCTGGAAATGTAACCATCGAAGATGTGCTCAAAATGCACCCCCACCGGGACAGTATCATCCAAATGGAGATGACCGGGAAAGAGATTAAATCGGTGATAGAAGATGGGCTGCGGAAATTTCCCGAACCCTGGACCGGTTTTGTGCAGGTGAGCGGGATCAAATATTCATTTTATCCGCTGGCTGAGCCTGGAGAGCGTCTGAGAGAAGTGACCTATGAGGGAGAACCTGTTGAAGAGAATAGATTATTTACGGTTGCCACCAGCAGAGAGATGGCCTCTAATTATGATTTTTATGAAGCTATGGAAGAGTCGGGAGATTACGAAGAAAAAATTTTGATAGATATTGCTGTATCGAATTATCTGCAGAATAATAGCCCTGTAAGTTACCGCAGGGAGGGTAGGATAAGAGGTACCTTCAGGTGA
- the sppA gene encoding signal peptide peptidase SppA yields MSAFIKKIVTILVVLAAAGALAGLFYFYHLEPDVEENRVARISLDGPLQSSAAGFTEMVVSPGRVENELNRAEQAEGVEAVVVDLNSPGGTVAASQEIYDLFAEFELPLVVAMGDMAASGGYYISAAADSIIAQPGSMTGSIGVIFSIYDPEELLDKIGIEREIIKSGEHKDMFNRSLEPGEREMLQEMSDTAHRQFLEAIASGRELDIEEVEELATGEVYLGEQALEKNLVDELGGKQVALEHAGELADIDDPVYYDMPEPPIYRRLLGLTAHIGELVRNFRYSEDLKTVERVEEGLSPVLKYKVPGY; encoded by the coding sequence ATGAGCGCTTTTATAAAGAAAATAGTCACAATTCTGGTTGTGCTTGCAGCCGCCGGAGCTCTGGCCGGACTTTTTTATTTTTATCATCTGGAACCGGACGTCGAGGAAAACAGAGTAGCCAGGATCTCTCTGGATGGCCCCCTGCAGAGTTCTGCCGCTGGATTTACTGAAATGGTTGTTTCCCCGGGACGTGTTGAAAATGAGCTCAACAGAGCGGAACAAGCTGAGGGCGTAGAGGCTGTCGTGGTCGATCTTAACAGTCCGGGAGGTACTGTTGCCGCCTCTCAGGAAATTTATGATCTTTTTGCCGAATTTGAACTCCCTCTGGTGGTAGCCATGGGGGATATGGCTGCTTCGGGAGGTTATTACATTTCAGCAGCAGCAGACTCTATAATCGCCCAGCCCGGATCTATGACCGGTTCGATCGGGGTTATTTTTTCTATCTATGATCCCGAGGAACTACTCGATAAAATTGGAATAGAACGGGAGATCATCAAATCCGGAGAGCACAAAGACATGTTTAATCGATCTCTGGAGCCCGGAGAAAGAGAGATGCTGCAGGAGATGTCAGATACTGCTCACCGTCAATTTTTAGAAGCTATAGCTTCCGGACGTGAACTTGATATAGAAGAGGTGGAAGAACTGGCCACCGGAGAGGTTTATCTGGGGGAACAGGCTCTGGAAAAGAATCTGGTAGATGAGCTGGGCGGCAAGCAGGTGGCGTTAGAACATGCGGGTGAACTGGCCGATATTGATGACCCTGTATACTATGATATGCCCGAACCCCCAATTTATCGTAGATTGCTCGGGCTTACAGCCCATATTGGGGAACTAGTTCGTAATTTCCGTTATAGTGAAGATCTGAAAACAGTTGAGAGGGTGGAAGAAGGATTGAGTCCGGTTTTGAAATATAAAGTGCCGGGTTATTGA
- a CDS encoding zinc dependent phospholipase C family protein: MPDFWTHIIAGENIVEASQVKYYSDLIKHHKTAFNFGCQGSDLLFYNLSTPWQGPVYAKKMHYNKLRPAFQDIVDRGSNVTKEAAYSAFLTGYLTHFLVDRGLHAFILARSPNFTVHKEIENEIDTFLLAKFKRKNSRELNPISAIDFEGDIPEPIEEFFAEHMSDIYNFQEGSDLLHKSLRDFKFLQKLLYSPGGVKRTLLRASGTFIPYNLDSLLYECGSKHLWPEERIRFLDYYKDAVTSAGEIMKQIFFCWKKDSQWNLDDLTFTLDLDPPEEKELAETMPV, from the coding sequence TTGCCGGATTTTTGGACCCACATCATAGCCGGAGAAAATATCGTTGAAGCCAGTCAGGTTAAATATTATTCTGACCTGATCAAGCATCACAAAACTGCTTTTAATTTTGGCTGTCAGGGATCAGACCTGCTATTTTATAATCTTTCCACCCCCTGGCAGGGGCCGGTTTATGCCAAAAAAATGCATTATAATAAACTCAGACCAGCTTTCCAGGATATAGTCGATCGCGGCAGTAATGTCACCAAAGAAGCTGCCTATAGCGCTTTTCTAACAGGATATCTCACCCATTTTTTGGTTGATCGAGGACTACATGCTTTTATTCTGGCGCGATCTCCCAATTTCACCGTTCATAAGGAGATAGAAAATGAGATAGACACATTTTTACTGGCTAAATTTAAGAGGAAAAATTCCCGAGAGCTAAATCCTATATCAGCAATAGATTTCGAAGGGGATATCCCCGAACCAATAGAGGAATTTTTTGCCGAGCACATGTCAGATATTTATAATTTTCAGGAAGGGTCAGACCTGCTGCATAAATCTCTGCGGGATTTTAAGTTTCTGCAGAAGCTGCTTTACAGTCCGGGAGGAGTAAAGAGGACTCTTCTGCGGGCTTCAGGAACTTTTATACCTTACAACCTCGATTCTCTGCTTTATGAATGCGGCAGCAAACACCTCTGGCCGGAAGAGAGGATTAGATTTCTCGATTATTATAAAGATGCGGTAACTTCAGCCGGAGAAATTATGAAGCAGATATTTTTCTGCTGGAAGAAGGACAGTCAATGGAATCTGGACGATTTGACATTCACTCTGGATTTAGATCCGCCTGAAGAAAAAGAACTTGCGGAGACTATGCCGGTTTAA